In the Ranitomeya imitator isolate aRanImi1 chromosome 2, aRanImi1.pri, whole genome shotgun sequence genome, GGACGCCGGTGTCAGTTCCTACCTCCCTTTCTTCTGCTGTTGATAGTACAGTCTGTTTGGGCTCCATATTTAACCCCCTCATGTATCTGCTAGCATCCTCCATATGATAAAGATTATCTCTAAATGACAAGTTATTGTCTATCCATTTGATAGGGAATAACTAGCTGATTGCTGGTGGTCggaatactgggtgcacagtatatgACCTTTGCTTCATTCATTGTCAATGGGACGCTGGAGATAGTGGAACGCTGTACTCCGCTTTATCCAGCAGCtccacagacaatgaatggagtggaggccaAACATGGTGCACCTACACACCAGTTAAGACTGCAGAGCCCCCATCTCAAGTTTGCTGGGGGTGTCATTGGTAGAACCTCCAGTAATCAGCAAGGTATCCCAGATCCTGATTTGTTTTGGGGGAATAATACTTTAATTTAAGCCCCATGGACACCCTGAGCTTCATCTTTCCAGCTGCCTCATCAATAGCTGCCTTGTGTCCTGCCCTTATTGAGATGTCTTTGTTCTTATGTTTGGCCATATCTGCTCTTTGTGCTTCTTTCTTCTACTTCGGACAAGTCGCAGCCGATGGCGGGTGATGGTTACTGTCGAGACAAAGTGGTGGTGATAATGGCAGACTCGTTCATTGGGAGTCCAGTGGTCTTCTTATTGCTTGACATCCAGTTGATAATTTATCTGACACGTTGACTAGTTAAATAGTTGATTTCTAGTAAAAGCTGTCTAACCTGTTTCCTGTGCATGACTCTTGGTCTGATGATGGATCCTTAGTATCCAGACCTATATTCAGGGGCGGATAATAAGGTTTGAGGGTTCAGGGAATGGGCATAGTATTGAAATAGGGAGTTTGTCACCGAAAAATTTAAAATGCACACTTTGCACAACCTAAACAGGCAATTCCCAGAAACCCAGCTCAGAAAGTTGTCACGTTTGAGGTATACCCCTTTAGAGAAAAGGCTCACCCCATTTTACATCAAGTGGCTTTTCCAGGCTGCTGTGATCCACATAACAGGAGTATCTGTCGCCATCTTTGGGGGTCACTTCAGCGCTGACCCTGATCTGATAGGTGCCATCAGGATTGGGGAGGACACGTGTTGTCTCATATGAGTGAACCTCGTCGTTCCCGATCATCCACTTCACATCCACAGGTCGGGGGTGAAATCCGTACACCTGGCAGTGAAGCATCATGGCGTCTCCTTTCTCCTGACCGGACACTTTCACCTGGGGCCGAACTGAGAGTAAAAGGCATAAAATATATAAGTAGCCCTCAGATAAACAAAGGGCATCAAAGAATTCCTCACAGCTACAATCATACAGTGTATAGACTcttaattgaacagtatgaggactAGTTATGGGCATGGGGTCCATACAAACATTTAATGAGGATTTGTcacctgctcaaaaaaattaagttaAATACCTGGTAAAGATCCCTGGGTGCCCTTGATTCTGTCACTTCTTTTTCCATTTTGCAATGTGTCGCTCCATTTCAAAAAtaatcacatttgttgcttttgaagAGCAGCATGTGAAATCCCTGCTAGTCGTTCAACTGGGTGTTTGTTCAGAGTCTTTCATGGGCGTTTGCAGTTTCAACCCTCCCTGCAAATCACAGTTCAGCAATGTCTGTGACTGCTAGATCAGAACAGCATCTCGGGGAAAGGGGTGAAAGCACATGCCCTAGAGAAGACTCAGAAGACATGCCCAGTTGAAGAGCAAGCAGAAACGTCACATGCTGTGCTCCAGACGAAACAaacgtgaatatctctgcaataaaGTGACGCAGCGCAAAACGGAAAATACCTACAGGGTCAGGAGAGCTCAGAGGTTTTTTACAAGGTATTTGACTCAATTTTTTAAGCAAGTGACTGGTCTTGTTTAATAATAGATCTGATAAGCAATAGTTAGTATCTATTGACGACAGTTAAAATGACCGGAGCAATCAGGTCCATATACATTGTAGAGACCTGTACTCATTcggctgcggttgaggtaggcacgGAATGCGGTATTGTTGAAATGTCCCAGCAAGTTTAttaggtcagtgtctttagcaacacacactggaggttctccacacctccagccacagacactgaatgagagatTCGGCCTCCATTTTACCTGCCAAACCAtgcccctggggttgggatatgtgagcggtcattcccacccatctcatatgaccgctcgtaaaacctggccctggaatggcctaataactctctcagcactatatgtgctggagcatgcttccgagATCACATCACCGTAGCTAATAGCCAGGATGACCCATATCTCCCGTCAAGGATTCGTCTGGCGGCCATCTTACAACATACTTCATAATTATTGAGGTAACATTGACACAGACATGACATAAACTTAATTGAAAAAGAAAAAGCCCCAGAtattgctgtgaatccgcagcaaaATGGGAAACAAATCCACGGCACAATCCATCTGGGATACATGCAGATTCATCCCACTCCATACATACACGCACACCTATACATTTACCATGAATGTTGACAAGGGGTTAAAGAACATTACACAGTGTGGGAGTGAAGTGGTAGAATCTCACCCACTTGGCCCGCACTATAATATACAGCAGATTTTCTGCGCGAACATTGTGCCAGTAAAACAAAGGCGAAGCACAGACAATGTACCCATCACACGTTCCGAGCTGCTGCCGCCAATCACCGCCCTCAGTGTTACACTCTCACAACATGTTTATCCCCTAATAAAACATGTTTATGGACCACCTGATATCTGTCTATAGTTCTGACATCAATATGGACAAGAAAATCTGCCATTTTTGCCCATGTTCTGGgcagtgacgtcacctctcatctccaggACTTCTCTTCCGTGCTCCAAGAATCTCTTCAGTAAGTCAATGCACTTATTCTCCAGATACACCTTGTATTTCTCCCCCATTCTAGCATCCGGTCTGTTCCATCTCTGTGCGATTATCTGAGCCTCGTTCATGATGGGCATAAATGATCCGCTCTCTACGTCCAAGTCCATGAATTTTTCTCCGTCGTATCTAAACTCCTCGTATCCTCCGGTGCTGCCGTCATCTCGCAGCTCGCAGCTGGTCATCACCTGCACGAAATGGGGGCCTGCCCACCATACAGGAACATGTTATACATGGGGTATGTATAGATTGCGAAATTATTTGTAACTCTGCAGTTTTTGAGctcaacattagtgatgagcgaatatactcgttacttgagatttcctgagcacgctcgggggtcctccgagtattttttagtgcttggagttttagtttttcttgccgcacctgaatgatttacatctgttagccagcataagtacatgtggggattccctagcaaccaggcaacccccacatgtaattgctggctaacagatgtaaatcattcagctgcggcaagaaaaactaaaactccgagcactaaaaaatactcggaggacccccgagcgtgctcgggaaatctcaagtaacgagtatattcgctcatcactattcaacaTATATAATCAGACCAGATGGTGAATGTGTGATCTCCTCCTTAGTCACTGTATGTTAAGGGTGTACTTAATTGCTATCAATGTCTTTTGTGCAGGGTTCAATCTCTGATCTTTCAAGAGATGTCTTTATATATTTCATTAATTCTCCATTTTTATCTAACTTGTCAGAGCTGAGATTCAAACTCAGGGCCTGTGTTATGGAAGGCAGAAACTCTAACAGTGAGCCACAGTCTGCACTTTTGTGAATGTGAGAATTTTCTCTGCCTAAAAACCTTAAGCTTTCTTTTTCTTCAGCCATATTATACTGGTATACACAGAGATATCTTTATATGTGCATACATAATAAGTTAAAAGAAATCTGAAAAGTCAGAGATTTTTTACCATAAAGTTACTAAAATAGCAGCTAAAGTAAGTACATATTTGCTGCCCTCAAAATCCTAACTCATACAATACACTCAACTAATTATTTATGGCACTGGGTAAATGAAAAGATAAAATTTTTAACTCATAAAAAAGTAAAGATATAAAATATGAATGTAACTTATACATATGTGATGCCAAAATGGCTCCTAATGAAACTACAGCTCATTTTCCAAAAAAGCAAAACCTCATACAGTCagggttttttctttttcttttttttttttttagtttgactATTATGGCCATGAATAATAAAAGattaaaataaaattcttctgaccATCTGAACAAAAAAACTAAATTTTCATGAGAATTAAATTACAAATTGAGTGTCATATTGTTGCCTCCCTCTGTTTTAGATTCTGGTCACACATAGGGGGTCTtaattgtttgggttttttttggtAGAAAACATATTTTTGACATTTACATGTGTGAGTGTATGTAGGCGGGAGGGAATGACGTGTGGGGCGCAGACACATATTgcacttaaagacacaaaagagcacagtgaggtcaaaaatactctgttgtaaaaaaaaatcacagtaataagcaagtgctcgtcaaaagatggaaaaaaaaaccagggtatttagttgacttgatacgtttttttgcaaaacaatgtatactaagctgctccactaatcgtcaaggtatacccatatagagcagtcctacctaatgtatataatccctatctgatgtatttaaaaacctgatcatctgtatattgcctgtgtgaacagggttcagagaaggaatatccatgtggacgtgcaggatggaacagcttcaatgcaaatgacccacagaggagtggtggactccccagtcttgtagaaacaagagaacaattatagaaccagaaacacatgggctacttgcacattgaacaagtctgtaggaaccagttcacaccaccaaaaaacttgaagacacaaaagagcacagtgaggtcaaaaatactctgctgtaaaaaaaaaaaatcacagtaataagcaagtgctagtcagaagatggaaaaaaaaattggtggagcagcttagtataaatttttttgcaaaaaaagtatcaactaaataccctgttgtgtgctattttgtgtcttcaagttttttggtggtgtgaacaggttcctacagacttgttcaatgtgcaagtagcccatgtgtttatgGTTCCACATATTGCACTTAACCCTTGGCAGTCAGTGTCTGCTGGACCccacacaacacacagaatattTTTTTGAATAAACATGTCATTATTTGCACTTGGCGTGTAGGACGTTGTGTTCTCACCGCCCGTGTTGTTGAATCTCTTGTTCCATAGCAGTAATTCACGTTTGAACACGGCCTCGTTTTCTCGATCAATCCTGGATTCCCTCTCCCAGTGCTCCGCACTCTCCTTCCCCTGCATCCATGAAGCCACAGGTCCGGTTCTGCCGGTGTCGCTGCTGTAGAGCTCAACGTGCTGGTCATCCAGATATCCAACAATTGAGAAATCGGGTATCCCCTGTCCTGGAGCCGAGACCCCCGTGTAGTAATAGCGCAGAGAGTGAGTATCTGAGAGAGACATACAGACACACAGTTATAACATCGCGAGTTGCATGGAGCTGCCAAGATATTGGGAATAAAGCGATGCTGGAACCTGATCGTGTCTCGTTTTCAGGATTTTCTGGTTTTCATGAACTGACATTACAGCGCTGGGGCCGAGCAGGCTGGATTGTCCAAGATTTGACTCCCAAAACCAGTAAAATAGCAACCATCCACCATTTTATGTTTGCAAGATCAATTTGTACAAAACTACACAGATAAAATGTGACAGCGATACAAAACAATGTAACCTAATATTATAACACTAGATGGAGGCGCGATGCTATCGCAtagggagggcagtaatgtcacgatgggggcaggctttgcagtgttgagCTCTCTCCCCCcctatgtgctcacccacctatccacgctCTCTTTCCCCAtgggctgacttctcccgtctcttctttgacctgtctaccccatgtgctatccccccatctctctccttcctgtgctgtgctctcccctcaaagacaatactgacattacagcaggagatcgccggagatacattttgtgaggtaaaatattttttaaaaacagtcagtgaaatattttacctcacaaaatgaatccactgtgatcccctgctgtattgtcagtattgtcttttgcttcctcccctgcccagaagatgtgttatgctccgtacacggtcagacacagacattttttaaaattaactttcgttcgtgggaaaacccctttaatgtgaccggcttcctctgcctgtagacacatcgcgcatttgccgccgggatcagccaaatgattcactgcacctgcacgtaattcgcgcaggtgcagtaaatcagacctccgccatctttgtgcagataggtagcagcggtcacattaaaactacgCATGCGCTCCTTCTgtgcaaagatggcggcagtcagggaatcattcagctgatcccggcggcggcgtgttaacgacggtgttccgctggtggtaccacgcaagaggctgcgtgaaTGTGTGAGTATGAgtgagagtgtgaatgtgagtgtgtgtgtgagtgtgtgcagaggcgtatctagggtttctggcacccagggcaagaatacattttggcgcctcccccaggacatatgcgatttgcacacttaggccgggatcacacatgcaagaaacatgtctgagtctcgcatgtgaaatccaagctctggtgtcggcactccagagtggagagtgcggccgcataggaacacatggagccgcacgctccgctcccaagtgccggcgccagagcttggatttcacatgcgagacacggacgtgtttctctcatgtgtgactccggccttagtcatgtacccacgagccgctctccctaatcctctcaatgatcagtgaaaaactgagagaagcagaagaaaagctcgttgtcacaggaccataagtatgaaaatcgtatattagtgaagtgtccatgtgacgactactggaacctgcagagctgaatcctgacttctgaattctcacaactaatgcactgcacacttttaggattctctcttgccggtggacggtcatgtcagcacaagcatgtgatttgtgtacttctgaccacattccggctagactctctcagttcattttcattgactgaggtcacacatatctagtcagcatgtgaccgcattaattTAAATtgccagcactggagaatcctgacagcgtgcagggcacactgtgagaagtcaggccggcgtcacactagcgagttttacggacgtatgagcgcattaaatacgtccgtaaaacacgcattacacacggcccaattattctctatgccccagctcctatctgccgtatttaactgatccgtattatacggctttctacggccgtagaaaatcgcagcatgctgcgtttgtcaccgtattgcgcaaaaaaaattgccaatgcaattctatgggggcctgaaaaatacggattacacacagaccagcagtgtgatttgcgagaaatacgcagcggtgttagcgagaaaagccggcaattcagtgcggtgtacagtaaaatcacactgacagcttacagtagaataggtagaataaatgtggacacatagaataggtatatatatatatatatgtcagtgagacacatatatgtatatatattaatatttcatacagcgctagatagctttaaagcaagtaattcaattaccggcttttgctatctccttcctaaacccgacatgatatgagacatggtttacatacagtaaaccatctcatatcaccatttttttgtgcGCACAGAGCAGTGGCAGCAACAGCtgcggtgtgcggctctctgcggtggaggggctctgctgtgggTTAGTTATGCCGCTGACACTTGAGATTCGACgcacagcactttctctgagccggctgtcaatttgacagccggctcagagaatgggactatctcagtgtgggggcggcagaatgccgctGATGAGGAGCCTCCCCCTGTTGCCCCCCTGGATACACcactgagtgtgtgtgtggtgcgtacggcgtatagagtgtgtgtgtgtgtgtggtgcgacggggtTCCGCTGGTGTTACcacacaataggttggtaccagcagtttccatattgagacacccatcacttcggtgtcccaatatggcggtcggtgaacttcctccgcttggaattctgggatacggtgacatctggacagaacaggaaatgaaaacattacaaggcaattatataaatagatagcaATATAATGTTAAATAGTCAAGGGCATAACAATTGTGGTTGCAGAGGGTGCGACTGTGACCAGGCCCGTGTGGAAAGTCTGCTGAGGCCAGAGCCAATTTCACCTGGATGTGTATCTACGAACAcatattcagctgaaatgtatcacGGCATAGAGTTCTGCTCCATACACTGCAATACATGTATGGTCAATATATGTTGACGCCCAATCAGGGGCCGGTAGCAGACGTCAGCTTGGCGATGACGGGCGATACATGGCAATAAGTTGCCCATGCCGTCACACCAGGTACGGACtgaggctgaaattcagtcctggcatttgaaatcacacaggcccatgttgaccCCGTCCCCATGGACCAGATGGGAtacattactaatattaccctggatggaggaaaggaagatttactacaagaccaatatttctaatgataccggtggcctgctgggataagtgacggagtcagcgactttgtgctccattacaactcttaacagtatgggtgtcttgagggcACCGATTCTGTTCACAACGTAGTAGACAAGGCGGCCCAAGACCAGacaggtccttctggcatttgccagaattaccagatggccagtccggccctgcgtcACACCAAAGTCAGCTGAAATAGAGGAGGACTTTCGCAAGTTGTGGGCACTGGGAAGGTAAGAATAATTGTTTGTTTATCTTTAAAATGTGCTAGAGAAGaacagaaggggaccaggatggcaaGGAAGGGcattatgccaggaaggggcctaggatggggaacATTTTTACACAATGGGAcctaggatgggtgacattattactggaagggtccaggatgggggtcattgttaTAGGAAGGTgtgcaggatgggggcattattaaacaatgggtccaggatgggggacattattacagatatGAGCCAGAAtgggggaaattattacaggaaagagccaggatggggtacattattacaggaaaaccaaaaccaacttctccactattacagaagatcaactctccactctactctcaagatcgcatctcaccacctgtgcacttgacccactcccatcccacctcatcccaaacctcaccacaatcttcatcccaaccctaacccatctcttcaacctatcactaacaactggtgttttcccctcaagctttaaacatgcctccatcacacctatcctcaaaaagccctctcttgacccatcatctgtatctagctatcaccctatatcacttctcccctatgcctccaaactactggaacaacacatttaccttgaactgtcctcccatctctcttcttgctccctctttgaccgcctacaatctggcttccagtcacaccattccaccgaaactgccctaactaaagtcaccaatgacctcttaaccgccaagagcaagcgacactactctgtcctcctcctcctcgacctgtcggctgcctttgacacagtggactattccctattattacagaccctctcatctcttggcatcgcagacttggccctatcctggatctcatcatacctaacagaccggacattcagcgtctcccactcacacaccacctcctcacctcgccctctatctgtcggagtcccacaaggttcagtccttgggcccctgctcttctccatttacacctttggcctgggacagctcatagaatctcatggctttcagtatcacctctatgctgacgacacacagatctacatctctggaccagatatcaccttcctactaaccagaatccatcaatgtctgtccgctatttcatccttcttctccgctagatttctgaaacttaacatggacaaaacagaattcatcatctttcccccatctcacgcgacccccccaacgaacctatcaagaTCATATTGACCTTGAGAAAGACGCTtggagcgtcgatacgcgtgggtcttggcACCCACACAGCTTTTTCTGACCTGATATACCTGCCGGTTTATGACTGTTCTTAAGAGGTGTTCACACTAAGTCGGGTAAGGGACCTTTTGCAATCTAGCAGGAAGGGCATATTAGTGGTAAGGATTGGGGATTAGTGCCTCCACACCATATCCTCTAGCGAGTATTGTAACCAGTGACACATTTTGTGTTTACCCGTCTGTTTGGTATTTTGAAGTGTGTATTTAGACAGTGTGCACTATTAGGTATTTTGAAGGCTATTGGGATCAGATTGTATTTATGTCTAATGCTAATTATTTATTGTATTTGTATTTGCTGTGTAGGGTGCCTATGTGTGTCAGCATTTATCTGCTATTATAGTGGACCCATTATTCTCAactttgtttttagatgtttttaatgttcttGTGTATGTTGTTCCTCCAATAAAGATTTTTTCTGATATTTCTAGTGATTTGTGGTGATCCCTATTTTTATGcatacacttgtttttgtttgatggtccccccaacgaacctatccattacactaaatggctgcccactctccccagtcccacaagctcggtgcctcggggtaatccttgatactgatctctccttcaaaccacgtatccaagccctttccacttcctgcctacttcaactcaaaaatatttcacgaatccgttcattcctcaaccatgaatctgcaaaaaccttagtccatgccctcatcatctctcgccttgactactgcaacctcctgctctgtggcctcccctctaacactctcgcacccctccaatctattctaaactctgctgcccgactaatccacctgtccccccgctattccctggcctctcccctctgtcaatcccttcactggctccccattgcccagagactccagtacaaaaccctaaccatgacgtacaaagccatccacaacctgtctcctccatacatctgtgtcctcgtctcccggtacttacctacccgcaacctccgatcctcacaagatctcctactctactcccctcttatctcctcttcccacaatcgtatacaagatttctctcgtgtatcactcctactctggaaccctctaccacaacacatcagactc is a window encoding:
- the LOC138661490 gene encoding class I histocompatibility antigen, F10 alpha chain-like isoform X1 codes for the protein MGIVLSSSWLLRYIRHKMQKMLVLTLILLAVSGVYSDTHSLRYYYTGVSAPGQGIPDFSIVGYLDDQHVELYSSDTGRTGPVASWMQGKESAEHWERESRIDRENEAVFKRELLLWNKRFNNTGGPHFVQVMTSCELRDDGSTGGYEEFRYDGEKFMDLDVESGSFMPIMNEAQIIAQRWNRPDARMGEKYKVYLENKCIDLLKRFLEHGREVLEMRVRPQVKVSGQEKGDAMMLHCQVYGFHPRPVDVKWMIGNDEVHSYETTRVLPNPDGTYQIRVSAEVTPKDGDRYSCYVDHSSLEKPLDVKWEPAQNSLLTVLTSAGVAILVLAGAGFMIYKKNKRRYTAASASDVSSDSNTSVTA